The segment aaccagagtagggtatctgcgacacgagagtgtagtattgaggcttcagctcgaaattttgcttctggatctccggaagtcgaatagctgatctgttggaatagtactcatctgggcgattgtagtcggccagtggtttcgatcgagcgtcctcgtctacaggttgagcagctcctgtagcatcagcatcagggattacagtcccctgagcgtctattttctgacctgttgcattatgCAGATGACCgttctggtcatacaggtttccgttctcgtcctgtgttagaataataatgtttaccatttttgacgacatggtatcgatcgacgtatgcggtgtagtatcgatcgttgtcgaacgattgggatcgatcgacgatgaaggtctggtgtcggtcgacggttggttgtgcatatcgatcgacgacgaagttgttgtgtcgagcgatgtggaacgttgacctctacggatggtgcgttccaagtgagcaggatcgtctgagaacagaaagtctttctccttgttgcttctggtaccgctgggcatgcacctgaaaagacaagaaaaaaaattatgttagaaagggggtagagaaaataataagaatcaataaagctaaatctaatggcgatcaaagctccccggcaacggcgtcaaatttgataccactcaaattaccctaaggagtgttactctcatcaaaagaggttcagatgtagtacttagggatcgaatccacaaggagctagggaacaattaaatctagtgtttattaattctaagagttgtaaatgtttaaatgaaatagcaatagtaacaagcgaagtaaatagtaaatgtaacttggttggaaatgatattagatgcagggccactattcaggtattggagattataatatctatagatgcctatttgttgcatgcatgatatgttagagctcaatcgcttaactcagtgatcagctgtcgcatgtttcactggttaacaggctagatctcgtgtcttaacggttagtatgttgataacgagagagtgtcgatcgatggtcctattgggacatcgaccgatacacctttgcctacgtcgaccgatagtgagttgaggacatcgatcgacgggttctagccaggcctatgcgcgaatATGATATGCCCTGTTAacatactaaattggcggttagccctctctagcagtcctaatatgatagatagatgtcaggatgggataacaaggatgcttgagtatgcaatcctatgatcaagttctagttagctaggctaaaacaagcaatgaatacaaatctatcatgaatatcacaacaaggcagatctatagtttggggctaatcccacaaacctatctgaaccctggatctaataattgaactactcagatatagcaaagcaattcataacaatgaagaaatgggaattcatagaatagatgaaaagaaatggaaccaaggagttccaatcacaagtgatcttctctccaaaactctcttctctctcaaagtaaaactataACTCCAAAGGCTctcctgccgtcaaaacacttaggtagtatataatctactaggttaaaaactcgtcagggcatttttgtaatttggcttgcccttgggttttaagtccgctggatccaaaatgtcgagtgtctgatgtctcgacatcgatcgatggtacttgtgtacatcgatcgatattaatcttcatctgtcgaggcatctcttggtatcgatcgtcagcactagatgcgcatcgatcgattgttcttcctctcgtcgacctctacatggtcagctcgggtgaaacgtcctttaagctccaaaatgctccaaagtcatagctttactccaaaatgcacctgaacctgaaaacctacctagaagagtagagaacatagatatatatatagtaaaacacttatatacaatggatgaaaacgggtcaaatccaaggtatatcaccaTCCTTAAGCTGAGCAATGCAAGCTGCATTGTCCTCATACATCACGGTTGGTGCGTCCTTGCCTTCGGTCATCCCATAATCGACTCGTATATGGTTAGTCATGGACCATAACCACACAGACTCGCGGCTGGCCTCGTGAATAGCCAAGATCTCCGAATTGTTTGTGTAAGTGGCCGTGATCGTCTGCTTCATGGAACGCCATGATATGACCGTACCACCATGAGTAAAGACGTAGCCGGTCTGTGATCGAGCATTGTGAGGATCCGAGAGATAACATACATCAGCAAAGCCAACTAACCCTTCTTTGTTTTGGTTAGTATAAAATAAACCCAAGTCTTTTGTTCCTTGCAGGTAATGAAGAACATGTTTAATCCAGTTCCAGTGCCTTTGGGTCAGACAAGAGCTAAATCTAGATAATAGATTCACGgaaaaacatatatcaggccgTGTGTGACTTGCCAAATACATTAAAGCTCCTATGGCACTGAGATATGGCACTTCGGGACCAAGGACATCTTCATCGTCCATCTTAGGACGGAACATATCAGTGTCCAGGCCGAGAGACCTCACGACCATGGGGCTAGACAATGGGTGAGACTCGTCCATATTGAATCTCTTGAGTATTTCTCTGTATATGCCATTGATGCACAAGGATTCCATCTTTAATGTACTCAAGCTGTAATCCCAAATAAAACTTTGTTTTTCCAAGATCTTtcatctcgaattctttcttAAGATATTCAACTGCTTGGGAGATTTCTCCAGAGGTTCCTAGGATATTcaaatcatcaacatacactgTTATAATCACAAAGCCCTGGCCAAATTTCTTTATAAAGATACAAGGGCTGATCGGATCATTCTTGTATCCTTCTCTCTCTAGGTACTCACTTAGCCTATTGTACCACATTCGACCTGATTGATTCAATCCATAAAGTGACTTATTCAACTTTATACAGTGTTGTTCTCTAGTACTCGATTTGTTTTTCAACTCTATACCCTCTGGTACTTTCATATAAATCTCATTATCCAATGGCCCATATAAGTATGCAGTTACAACATCCATTAACCGCAAGTCTAATTTCTCTCTTATAGCCGGACTTATCAGGAATCTAAAAGTAGTAGCAACCACCACAGGGGAGTATGTCTCCTCATAATCTATTCCTGGTCTCTGTGAAAATCCTTGTGCAACAAGGCATGCTTTGTATCTAACGACCTCACCGTGTTCGTTTCTCTTTCTCACAAAAACCCACTTATAGCCGACTAGTTTAACATCATATGGTGTCTGGACTGTTGGTCCAAAGACATCTCTCTTCTTTAAAGAGTTTAACTCCACGTTTTAAACCTTATTTCCATTTGATCCAATCTGATCGTTGAGTGCACTCATAAATAGATGTGGGTTCATGATCCTCATTCAAATCCATAAGTTCAAGTGCTACCTTGTATGAAAATATATCATCAATGTCGACATTCTTTCTGTTCTTTGTATCCCAGACAAGACATAGTTTATTGAGATCTCATTATTATCAGGACCATCAGTACCTTGATTCTTGGCGTCCCAAGAATCATTATTAGATACATCAGGGCCGGCCGCATCTAAAATCTTATGATCGACCGCGATCGCTATTAGGGTTTTGGAATCGGCTGCGGCTAAGTCTCGAGATTTAGAGACGGCTGCGGTCGTGTCTAGTGTTTCAACAACCTTGGTTTCATTATCTGCACCTTTCTTAGTTTTCTGAGGGTTCTTAGCTTTGGAAGCTATTGGTCTACCACATTTCAAACGTTGTCTAGACTCTGTAGCAAATAGATTGTGTCCCTCTTGAACATCAATTCTTATTGGttcatttcttcgatcttgctttcctgagtctggggtggtggattctggtagtaagagttcgagtaacttttgctgttgttgaagggtttttgaaattgtgaactctggttacttctttgaccatttccaaagaagtttctgtttccgccctagtttccaaatttctggaatccggtacctccgatgtagttctcattttcttctccttccgtatatgctacttctccttcagctgaacagacttgcttcctaagaagctcgtgcaccacatctaacttagctcttacttcgtccatctgttccttccagatagaggctacagacttcttccgttcagagtcagtgcttttggtgctgctgctgttagcgaGGTTtccgataagtctcacagcttccaacggattctgagtagtgaagttttcttcactcgccgtatcaagagccatttgatactgtaaggcgagacctcggaagaaagtgcttagcagctgcacttcgttaaattcgtggtgtggacagtctcgctggaagaacctaaatctaatcctcgcatctttgaaggactctccagcctcctgcgagaatgtggaaattttgttccgaagttcttcagcgcgcctcatcgaagaagtttcgtaagaaagcattcttgatgtcggccccgATGTTAAGGATCCTGTGGGTTTCTGCCTAAGgtagtgcatcgcttctccatttagcgtgtatctgaagagcttgcacagcaggtaatcttcgaggactccttccatccgaatagcagcgataagatcctcgaaccgttccagatggtccataggatgctcgtgcagtaaaccagagtagggtatctgcgacacgagagtgtagtattgaggcttcagctcgaaattttgcttctggatctccggaagtcgaatagctgatctgttggaatagtactcatctgggcgattgtagtcggccagtggtttcgatcgagcgtcctcgtctacaggttgagcagctcctgtagcatcagcatcagggattacagtcccctgagcgtctattttctgacctgttgcattatgCAGATGACCgttctggtcatacaggtttccgttctcgtcctgtgttagaataataatgtttaccatttttgacgacatggtatcgatcgacgtatgcggtgtagtatcgatcgttgtcgaacgattgggatcgatcgacgatgaaggtctggtgtcggtcgacggttggttgtgcatatcgatcgacgacgaagttgttgtgtcgagcgatgtggaacgttgacctctacggatggtgcgttccaagtgagcaggatcgtctgagaacagaaagtctttctccttgttgcttctggtaccgctgggcatgcacctgaaaagacaagaaaaaaaattatgttagaaagggggtagagaaaataataagaatcaataaagctaaatctaatggcgatcaaagctccccggcaacggcgtcaaatttgataccactcaaattaccctaaggagtgttactctcatcaaaagaggttcagatgtagtacttagggatcgaatccacaaggagctagggaacaattaaatctagtgtttattaattctaagagttgtaaatgtttaaatgaaatagcaatagtaacaagcgaagtaaatagtaaatgtaacttggttggaaatgatattagatgcagggccactattcaggtattggagattataatatctatagatgcctatttgttgcatgcatgatatgttagagctcaatcgcttaactcagtgatcagctgtcgcatgtttcactggttaacaggctagatctcgtgtcttaacggttagtatgttgataacgagagagtgtcgatcgatggtcctattgggacatcgaccgatacacctttgcctacgtcgaccgatagtgagttgaggacatcgatcgacgggttctagccaggcctatgcgcgagtatgatatgccctgttaacatactaaattggcggttagccctctctagcagtcctaatatgatagatagatgtcaggatgggataacaaggatgcttgagtatgcaatcctatgatcaagttctagttagctaggctaaaacaagcaatgaatacaaatctatcatgaatatcacaacaaggcagatctatagtttggggctaatcccacaaacctatctgaaccctggatctaataattgaactactcagatatagcaaagcaattcataacaatgaagaaatgggaattcatagaatagatgaaaagaaatggaaccaaggagttccaatcacaagtgatcttctctccaaaactctcttctctctcaaagtaaaactataACTCCAAAGGCTCTCCTGCCGTCAAACCACTTAGgtagtatataatctactaggttaaaaactcgtcagggcatttttgtaatttggcttggccttgggttttaagtccgctggatccaaaatgtcgagtgtctgatgtctcgacatcgatcgatggtacttgtgtacatcgatcgatggtacttgtgtacatcgatcgatattaatcttcatctgtcgaggcatctcttggtATAGATCGTCAGCActggatgcgcatcgatcgattgttcttcctcccgtcgacctctacatggtcagctcgggtgaaacgttctttaagctccaaaatgctccaaagtcatagctttactccgaaatgcacctgaacctgaaaacatacctagaagagtagtaaacatagatatatatatagtaaaacacttatataccatggatgaaaacaggtcaaatccaaggtatatcaccaTCCTTAAGCTGAGCAATGCAAGCTGCATTGTCCTCATATATCACGGTTGGGACGTCCTTGCCTTTGGTCATCCCATAATCGACTCGTATGTGGTTAGGCATGGACCATAACCACACAGACTCGCGGCTGGCCTCGTGAATAGCCAAGATCTCCGAATGGTTTGTGTAAGTGGCCGTGATCGTTTGCTTCATGGAACGCCATGATATGACCGTACCACCATGAGTAAAGACGTAGCCGGTCTGTGATCGAGCATTGTCAGATCCGAGAGATAACCTACATCAGCAAAGCCAACTAACCCTTCTTTGTTTTGGTTAGTATAAAATAAACCCAAGTCTTTCGTTCCTTGCAGGTAATGAAGAACATGTTTAATCCAATTCCAGTGCCTTTGGGTCAGACAAGAGCTAAATCTAGATAATAGATTCACGgaaaaacatatatcaggccgTGTGTGACTTGCCAAATACATTAAAGCTCCTATGGCACTGAGATATGGCACTTCGGGACCAAGGACATCTTCATCGTCCATCTTAGGACGGAACAGATCAGTGTCCAGGCGGAGAAACCTCACGACCATGGGGCTAGACAATGGGTGAGACTCATCCATATTGAATCTCTTGAGTACTTTCTCTGTATATGCCATTTGATGCACAAGGATTCCATCTTTAATGTACTCAAGCTGTAATCCCAAACAAAACTTTGTTTTTCCAAGATCTTTCATCTCGATTTCTTTCTTAAGATATTCAACTGCTTGGGAGATTTCTCCAGAGGTTCCTAGGATATTcaaatcatcaacatacactgTTATAATCACAAAGCCCTGGCCGAATTTCTTTATAAAGATACAAGGGCTGATCGGATCATTCTTGTATCCTTCTCTCTCTAGGTACTCATTTAGCCTATTGTACCACATTCGACCTGATTGATCCAATCCATAAAGTGACTTATTCAACTTTATACAGTGTTGTTCTTGAGTACTCGATTTGTTTTTCAACTCTATACCCTCTGGTACTTTCATATAAATCTCATTATCCAATGGCCCATATAAGTATGCAGTTACAACATCCATTAACCGCAAGTCTAATTTCTCTCTTATAGCCAGACTTATCAGGAATCTAAAAGTAGTAGCAACCACCACAGGGGAGTATGTCTCCTCATAATCTATTCCTGGTCTCAGTGAGAATCCTTGTGCAACAAGGCGTGCTTTGTATCTAACGACCTCACCGTGTTCGTTTCTCTTTCTCACAAAAACCCACTTATAGCCGAGTAGTTTAACATCATATGGTGTCTTGACTGTTGGTCCAAAGACATCTCTCTTCTTTAAAGAGTTTAACTCCACGTTTATACCTTATTTCCATTTGATCCAGTCTGATCGTTGAGTGCACTCATAAATAGACGTGGGTTCATGATCTTCATTCAAATCCATAAGTTCAAGTGCTACCTTGTATGAAAATATATCATCAATGTCGACATTCTTTTTGTTCATTGTATCACAGACAAGACATAGTTTATTGAGATCTCATTATTATCAGGACCATCAGTACCTTGATTCTTGGCGTCCCAAGAATCATTATTAGATACATCAGGGCCGGCCGCATCTAAAATCTTATGATCGACGCTATTAGGGTTTTGGAATCGGCCGCGGCTAAGTCTCGGGATTTAGAGACGGCCGCGGTCGTGTCTAGTGTTTCAACAACCTTGGTTTCATTATATGCACCTTTCTTAGTTTTCCAAGGGTTCTTAGCTTTGGAAGCTATTGGTCTACCACGTTTCAAACGTTGTCTAGACTCTGTAGCAACTTGATTGTGTCCCTCTTGAACATCAATTCTTATTGGTGCATTAGCAGCTGGTATATATGACTTAGTCACTCTTTTCGGGTCAACAAAGGAATCTGGCAATTGATTAGCTAgcttttataaatgtattatcTTTTGGACTTCTAAATCACATTCCTGAGTCCGTGGATCTTGCCAAGATAAGGATGTTTGATTCCATGTAATTTCTTTTACCAGCTTATTATTCTCTCCCCCTAATGTTGGATGTTCGGATTCATCAAAGTGACAATCCGCATAGCTGGCCTTAAATAAATCACCCGTAGTTGGCTCAAGGTATTTTATAATCGTGGGAGAATCATATCCAACATATATCTCCATCCTCCTTTGAGGTCCCATCTTTCTTCTCTGTGGTGGTACAATTGTTACATAGATGGCACAGCTAAATGTTTTAAGATGGGATATGTCTGGCTCATGACCCGGAAGCAATTGTAATGGGGAATATCTATGTTCACTAGACGGTCTGATACAAATCAGTTCAGCCGCGTGTAAGACCACGTGTCCCCAAGCTGTGGCCGGAAGCTTAGACCTCATAAGCAATGGTCTAGCTATTAGCTGAATTCGTTTTATGAATGATTCGACCAAGCCGTTCTGTGTATGTACATGTGCCATGGAGTGTTCCACACTTACCCCCATGGACATACAGTAATCATTAAACGCTTGGGGCGTGAACTCAATTCAATACGGTTAAAATTCCGGTGGCCACTCTATTCAATGCGGCATTGGCCTCCATCATACTGACCTTGTCGAAATAAAGGCCAGTAGAGAATGGAGGTATAGACTCTAGGACTTTCTTATGTCCTTGGCCGATCTCAATGATCTGAAGGAACTCTTTGTTTCCTTCGCCCGTAGTCTCAATATGAAAACCATTCATTCAAATGTCTTTAAAGCTCAATAGGCGTCTCTTAGAGCTGGGTGAATACAATGCATCATATATTTATAGATGCGTACCCTTAGGAAACATGATGTTAGCCTGGCCGTAGCCCTCTATGAGACTTGCTATACCCGCAATAGTATTTGATATTGGCGTTTTTCATTGTTAGGTTTAAGATATATCTTTTGTCTCTTAAGATCGTGTGGCTCGACCCACTGTCCATAACTAATACATCCATATCTGTCATTCTTCAAAACAGATTATAGAATGAAACTCTAGGGACTTCTTATAAAAACTTTCActcattaataaaataagttcaAAGCAATCAAAACATAGAAAACATAAAGCAAAGAACACAAAAACATAGATGTCGAATTCAACTTCATTCTTTTAAACAATATGAAGTTTCATAATCCATAAGATCGTCTCGTTCATTATTGAAATCATCTTCACCGTCTTGATAAGTCATATGAGCTTCAGGATTCTTCCCTTTCATACTCTCTTGGTAGAGATCAACGAGATGTTTGGGAGTCGTACATGTCTTAGCCCAATGATTATCCATACAAATCTATGACACACGGATTTGGTCGAGTTTTGTGGCCTGAAAGATGTACCATGGCCTCCATAAGAGTTCCCTTGGCCACGGCCATATGAGTTACCTCGGCCTCGACCAAACGAATTTCGGCCTCGACCACGTCCATGCCACTTCCCATGGCTACGGCTGTGTTGGCTATCACTCTGAACATGGTTCGACTCTTTCTTATCCTCTACGGCCGCATGTGCCTCAGGTAATGGGTTTGTTCCAGGAGGTCTCAATTCACTGTTTCTCATCAACAGTTCATTGTTCTGCTCTGCGAACAAGAGACAAGATATCAGATTAGCATAAGTTGTAAAGCCCTTCTCACGGTACTGTTGTTGTAACAATACATTGCTTGTGTGGAAGGTGGAAAAGGTTTTCTCAAGCATATCCTTATCCGTTATATCCTCACCACACAGTTTCAATTTAGAAACTATTTTAAACAGGGCCGAGTTATACTCGTCCACGGACTTGAAGTCCTGGATTCCGAAATTCCTTCAATCATACATAGCCTTTGGTAATAACACCGTTCTCTGGTGATCATATCTTGTTTTCAACTCTGTCCAAAGGTCTAAAGGATTCTCAATAGTCAAATACTGATCTTTGAGACTCTCAATAAGATGATGACGTATAATTAATATAGCTCTGTATCTATCTATCTCACTTTCATTATTGCCCTCGGTGATACATTCACCGAGTTCCTTGGATTTCAGGATGATCTTAGCATCAAGTGCCCATTGCAAGTAATTATCTCCAGAGAGATTTAGGGCAGCAAAATCCAAGTTGTTGATTTTCGACATCTGAAATCATATATTTCATCCTTAGGATTTAAAATGTTCTTATAATGCATACAAGACAATTTAGATATATAATGCAAATTGGTCACACGACCAAACGGATATGATGAATGATAAGCCGCACGGCCAAGATAGATATGATGCAAGCCGCACGGCCAAGACAAGGATGATCAACCTTAGCAAACGGTTTCTATATGATCTTAATGCAATCGTTTATTCATTCTAGCAAGAACGGTTTCCAAGTGATCATGGAAACATGAAACCTCAATCAAACAATCAATCAATGCATCAAGGGATTTAGTTACTATCAACCTAACAATCATATTCAATCAGATTAATGCAATTAGGGTTTCAATATGAACAAGCCGGTTAGGTTAAGACTTTAAAACAGGATGAGAACTTAATCAATCAAGGCGATTTCTTTAACCTCAATTTATTCAATTGGATCATCAATTCAAAAAACCAAATTCAAGTATGAGATTAACAATCCTAGCATATGGTTTTAGATGatcaaattcaaattcaaacATTCAATCACTCATccaaatttgattttaaaattagggtttgCATGGTATGCAATCTGCATACGTGCGGCTAGGTTTTAGGTATTAGGGTTACAACTTTAGATCAAGCAATGAGATTCAATTTTAGGTATTAGGGCTTGATCTATCCAACTTAGGGTTTGGTTATTAGGTTTAGCTTTACCCTAACCTTAAGACAGGTTGAATCGACCACCTAATAGAGAAGAGCCGCGAACAGATTGCTTGCTGATCGTCGCGAGCTGGAGCTGATCATCGAACGcataaataaattttgcatGTAAAAACACACAATTGGAATGAAGGCAAAATcgattatatatacatttaatgTTACTCATCAAAAAATTGACAAATATAATTGGACAGGCAAGGAATGAGCGT is part of the Brassica rapa cultivar Chiifu-401-42 chromosome A09, CAAS_Brap_v3.01, whole genome shotgun sequence genome and harbors:
- the LOC117127758 gene encoding secreted RxLR effector protein 161-like, encoding MESLCINGIYREILKRFNMDESHPLSSPMVVRSLGLDTDMFRPKMDDEDVLGPEVPYLSAIGALMYLASHTRPDICFSVNLLSRFSSCLTQRHWNWIKHVLHYLQGTKDLGLFYTNQNKEGLVGFADVCYLSDPHNARSQTGYVFTHGGTVISWRSMKQTITATYTNNSEILAIHEASRESVWLWSMTNHIRVDYGMTEGKDAPTVMYEDNAACIAQLKDGDIPWI